One stretch of Molothrus aeneus isolate 106 chromosome 2, BPBGC_Maene_1.0, whole genome shotgun sequence DNA includes these proteins:
- the RWDD2B gene encoding RWD domain-containing protein 2B isoform X2 has product MSDSCRSQSGAPRIPAEETAAACRRSESGLGRRVAAAGTTKMANQEAAEIQISELDLLSSMFPYEEEFAVTDQLALAELKHCVENESAEVPSSKVQFILNVKTEVPNASTVEFSMSCALPFKYPSVLPEITVRSSLLSRSQQILLNSDLKTYLMQNFNGEPCILSAREWVKDHAAAYIDKDLSSFSMTAADATKSEVTMFTRLWIYSHHIYNKQKRKNIIEWAKELSLSGFCMPGKPGVVCVEGLQSSCEEFWSRIRRLTWKRILIRHREDVSLEGGGHAEIQKQRKFSTLEEKCFDAHGARGNHMDLGQLYNFLEEKGCADIFQMYFGVEGHSRG; this is encoded by the exons ATGAGCGACAGCTGTCGTAGCCAATCAGGAGCCCCGCGCATTCCGGCAGAGGAGACGGCCGCAGCGTGCCGGCGGAGCGAGTCCGGACTTGGGAGGAGAGTAGCTGCGGCG g GAACAACAAAAATGGCCAAccaagaagcagcagagatACAAATTTCAGAGTTAGATTTACTGTCTAGCATGTTTCCTTATGAGGAAGAGTTTGCTGTCACAGACCAACTGGCTCTAGCTGAACTGAAACACTGTGTTGAAAATGAGTCTGCCGAGGTGCCATCTTCAAAAGTTCAGTTTATACTGAATGTAAAGACAGAGGTGCCTAATGCCTCTACG GTGGAATTCTCTATGTCCTGTGCTTTACCATTTAAATATCCATCTGTTCTCCCAGAAATTACTGTGAG gTCATCATTATTAAGCCGCTCTCAGCAGATTCTCCTGAACTCTGATCTAAAAACATACTTGATGCAAAACTTCAATGGCGAGCCCTGCATACTGAGTGCAAGGGAATGGGTTAAAGACCATGCAGCTGCTTACATTGACAAAGATCTTTCATCCTTCTCAATGACAGCCGCAGATGCCACAAAGTCAGAAGTCACCATGTTCACTCGATTGTGGATCTACAGTCATCACATTTACAAcaagcaaaaaagaaagaatattatTGAATGGGCCAAGGAGCTCTCTCTGTCAGGGTTTTGCATGCCAGGGAAGCCAGGTGTTGTTTGTGTAGAAGGTTTACAAAGTAGTTGTGAAGAGTTCTGGTCAAG GATAAGAAGATTAACATGGAAAAGAATCCTTATTCGGCACAGAGAAGATGTTTCTTTGGAAGGTGGAGGACATGCTGAGATCCAGAAGCAACGAAAGTTCTCcactttggaagaaaaatgttttgatgCACATGGTGCCCGGGGAAATCATATGGACTTGGGGCAACTATAtaattttttagaagaaaaaggaTGTGCTGATATATTTCAAATGTACTTTGGGGTTGAAGGGCATTCAAGGGGTTGA
- the RWDD2B gene encoding RWD domain-containing protein 2B isoform X1 translates to MANQEAAEIQISELDLLSSMFPYEEEFAVTDQLALAELKHCVENESAEVPSSKVQFILNVKTEVPNASTVEFSMSCALPFKYPSVLPEITVRSSLLSRSQQILLNSDLKTYLMQNFNGEPCILSAREWVKDHAAAYIDKDLSSFSMTAADATKSEVTMFTRLWIYSHHIYNKQKRKNIIEWAKELSLSGFCMPGKPGVVCVEGLQSSCEEFWSRIRRLTWKRILIRHREDVSLEGGGHAEIQKQRKFSTLEEKCFDAHGARGNHMDLGQLYNFLEEKGCADIFQMYFGVEGHSRG, encoded by the exons ATGGCCAAccaagaagcagcagagatACAAATTTCAGAGTTAGATTTACTGTCTAGCATGTTTCCTTATGAGGAAGAGTTTGCTGTCACAGACCAACTGGCTCTAGCTGAACTGAAACACTGTGTTGAAAATGAGTCTGCCGAGGTGCCATCTTCAAAAGTTCAGTTTATACTGAATGTAAAGACAGAGGTGCCTAATGCCTCTACG GTGGAATTCTCTATGTCCTGTGCTTTACCATTTAAATATCCATCTGTTCTCCCAGAAATTACTGTGAG gTCATCATTATTAAGCCGCTCTCAGCAGATTCTCCTGAACTCTGATCTAAAAACATACTTGATGCAAAACTTCAATGGCGAGCCCTGCATACTGAGTGCAAGGGAATGGGTTAAAGACCATGCAGCTGCTTACATTGACAAAGATCTTTCATCCTTCTCAATGACAGCCGCAGATGCCACAAAGTCAGAAGTCACCATGTTCACTCGATTGTGGATCTACAGTCATCACATTTACAAcaagcaaaaaagaaagaatattatTGAATGGGCCAAGGAGCTCTCTCTGTCAGGGTTTTGCATGCCAGGGAAGCCAGGTGTTGTTTGTGTAGAAGGTTTACAAAGTAGTTGTGAAGAGTTCTGGTCAAG GATAAGAAGATTAACATGGAAAAGAATCCTTATTCGGCACAGAGAAGATGTTTCTTTGGAAGGTGGAGGACATGCTGAGATCCAGAAGCAACGAAAGTTCTCcactttggaagaaaaatgttttgatgCACATGGTGCCCGGGGAAATCATATGGACTTGGGGCAACTATAtaattttttagaagaaaaaggaTGTGCTGATATATTTCAAATGTACTTTGGGGTTGAAGGGCATTCAAGGGGTTGA